The segment gaatcgaagtggatccaatccgaaccgaaccataaaggattcgactcgaaccgaagtggatccgatccgaactgaaccgaactagatcccgtctgaaccaaatcataaaggattcgacttgaaccgaagtgaaTCCGATCTAAACTGAACTGAACCGGATtccgtctgaaccaaatcataaaggatttgacttgaaccgaagtgaaTCCGATCCGAGCTGAAtcgaaccggatcccgtctgaaccaaatcataaaggatttgacttaaccgaagtggatccgatccaaactgaaccgaacAGAATctcgtctgaaccaaatcataagggattcgacttgaaccgaagtgaatccgatccgaactgaaccgaaccggattcGGTCTGAACTaaatcataagggattcgacttgaaccgaagtggatccgatccgaaccgaaccgaaccggatccagtctgaaccaaatcataaaggatttgACTTAAACTGAAATGAATTCGAATCGAATCGAACAGTAAAAGATTCAACTTGAATAccaaagttcacaaataaaacccaaaaattcaAAGTCCAtaataaaacccaaaactccaaagTCCACaagaaaacccaaaacccaaagtccacaaataaaacccaaaacccaaagtccacaaatacaACCTACGACCGCAAAGTCTTTAAACTAAACAATCAAATCAAACGACcacaaagtcgttaaactaaacaaccaaGAAATAAAAAGCTTAGACAAAACCAAAAGCAACAGGAAGACCTAAGGTTGATCAGAACACAAAACAGGCTGTGCATAACGTCAACAAATCAAGACAACCaacaatccgacaagtttggcttcggaaaggtgatatctttccttatCTTAAgtcttaggccctgtttggatgcttttttttttggagtaaaGTGTAACTATACTATGGGTGTAGGAAAAAAATCCTAAAAGGTGTTTGGATGCTTCAAAAACACCCCAACAAAATAGGATATAGTTTAACTATATCCTAAAAACAGGGTAAAAGTAAAATCTAGTATTTTTTCTGGAAAAAATTTACTTCATTTTTCGGGCCGCCTCCCCACTTGCCCGACTTCCTCTCGCGcgtccctctccctcctcttgcCCTCTCCACAGCTTTCGCCCATCTCCCTCCCGTTGTCGCTCTCAcctcagccgccgccgccgccgccgtgggtCTCGGCTACCGCCGCTGCCACACTTATCTCACGGGCTACCGCCGCTCCACGCACATCTCGCGCGCTGCCACCTTTGTAGTCACGATCacctcggccgccgccgtcgcccctCGCCCCACGCCCCTCTCGCCCCTCGCCTTGCGATGGCCGGAGAAGGGCAGCCCTATTTCCTTCCTCCAACAGGTAcaggtcttcttcttctccttcttttctaattttgttcATTTAGGGCATCCCTTCTTCTAATTTATaggtcttctaattttttttttttcaacaggtcttcttcttctgatttttttttttcaatagggcatctcttcttcttcttcttcttcttcttcttcttcttcttcttctcattttgttattttttacaatattttcatataatctgattttatttgttttgattttattgATGACATTTTCTAATTAGTGTTACTGTGTCAAACACTTTTTGAGATGTTTACATGAGTAAGGTAACTATGAAAGAATATGAAGTTTCTATTCTACTTAATCAGCTTTGAGTAACACTGAAGAAAAGGTGTGAGAAAATCAGATAAGATGATTCAGACATGTTTAATGAAGAATATAAAGTTTCTATTCTACTTTTTGAGATGTTCTGCTGCTAATGAGAATATTGCTATTCTGCAATATTCTCATCAGCAATTATCAAAATTGCTATTCTGCAAACATGTGAAAACCCGGACTCTGAACCTTGACATAGACTGTACTGCTGATGAGAATATCAATTTGGGTAGAAGACCCCACAAAGGGGAGAGAAAGATCAAAAAGCACATAGCTATGTGTAAACATATACAATGTGTCCATTTTAAGGTGAACCTAGTTAGGATTACACAACTGTTGGAAGAGACCGGAAGCTTTTATTGATCTATGGCGGTTGATGTATAAGAATCTTTGATCTTTTGTTTATACTTTGCCAAAATGAGTTGTAGCTTGAACAAAAACANGCGCCGGTGCGGAGCTCGTCAGGAAAGTCTGCGATGGAGACCGCGATGGCCTTCTCGATCACCCGGAAGATGTCGGCGTCCGCCGCGGTGCGGAAAAACTTCCGCCAGTAATCCTACGAATCCGCGGGCGACGCCGGTGCCagcaccgccgctgccgccgctatGCCGGATCGGAAGaataataaaaactaattaaagaTTGAATTTCTGCTTTTTTGCAATCCAAAGAAACTAATTAAAGATTGAATTTCTGCTTTTTTGCAATCCAAAGAAACGGAGATCTATTGAAAGGTGGCGTTACCTTGGGGTCGAACTGCAAGCCCCAGACCTCGGAAGAGGGGGGGAGACGTCGAGGGAGGCGATGGAGGCGTTGGAGTCGACGTCGAAGACGCGGACGGAGCTGtcgagggaggcggcggcggcggcggcgagggagcCGGAggggtgggcggcggcggcgacaacGCCNgagggaggcggcggcggcggcggcgagggagcCGGAggggtgggcggcggcggcgacaacGCCCAGGACGTGGCCGCGCGAGGGCGGCGCCGCTGCGGCGAGCTCGTCGGGGCGCCAGAGCCTCATGGTCTCGTCGAGTGAGCCCGTGAGGAGGAGCGCGGGGCGGGAGTCGATGGCAGGGACCTATGTCGCCGCCCAGATCGACTCGTCGTGGGCGTTCTCCACCTATCTGAGCCCCGCAAGCTGTTAGAACAAATACCGCAacgaaaatctgattgtgattaatatctaactaattttgtaataagaataaaatcaaacttacaGATAAACGTAAATATCCAAATAATGATTTGAtcttatccggaagcgtgcgaggcactgctcTAAGGCGTATTTCTGATGCGACCCAACTTTCCTTTTTAatagttttcttttattaaacaagttcaaatttaaatatcttgttatttaggaatatatttaggaATAGGCAGTTATCTTGTTTGGGAATAGATTTATTAGGTATGATTAGGAGTAGTTTAAGgatttggactctatataatgTAACCCGGAGttacaagaaataaaaaagtaatattgTCTCTTTTTTCTCATATCTTGTCTTCTCTTTctacctcttctctcttcttctctactTCTCAATTCTTTAGGAGGTTCGATCCCCTCGAAGCGATCGTTTATCCCTATTGATACGGTAGGACCGtatcatt is part of the Ananas comosus cultivar F153 unplaced genomic scaffold, ASM154086v1, whole genome shotgun sequence genome and harbors:
- the LOC109704845 gene encoding ena/VASP-like protein, with protein sequence MDLTSRRRPRAATSWALSPPPPTPPAPSPPPPPPPSGVVAAAAHPSGSLAAAAAASLDSSVRVFDVDSNASIASLDVSPPLPRSGACSSTPSGGSGGAGTGVARGFVGLLAEVFPHRGGRRHLPGDREGHRGLHRRLS